In the Colwellia sp. 20A7 genome, one interval contains:
- the alc gene encoding allantoicase, with protein MMLDIDTQEQNKLTGASLALVTQLKTNCVDLASERVGGETLSCSDDFFAGMENLLKPGRGIFIDGKFTDRGKWMDGWESRRSYGRDNGREFDWCIIRLGIKGVIRGFDIDTNYFRGNAPQTVSVEACVSDVQPNEDTVWQTILTEVAVNAHSQNIFEINNNTAWTHVRLNMFPDGGIARFRVYGEADVNWKDFVDGELIDLAYIKNGGKALLVSDMFFSDKNNLIMPGRGKDMGDGWETKRRRDPGPDWSIVKLATKGSIEKVIVDTCHFKGNFPDTFTLEGMVTDSDDFTDGKQAEKWQPIIAKTKLYAHREHLFLNEIIPENTKKFTHVRLNIFPDGGISRMRVFGKV; from the coding sequence ATGATGCTAGATATAGATACACAAGAGCAGAATAAATTAACGGGTGCTTCGTTAGCATTAGTTACTCAGTTGAAAACTAACTGTGTTGACTTAGCCAGCGAACGGGTTGGTGGTGAAACATTATCGTGTAGTGATGATTTTTTTGCCGGCATGGAAAACTTGCTTAAACCGGGTCGAGGTATTTTTATCGATGGTAAGTTTACTGATCGTGGTAAGTGGATGGACGGTTGGGAATCTCGACGTAGCTATGGCCGTGACAATGGCAGAGAATTCGACTGGTGCATTATTCGTCTTGGTATTAAGGGGGTTATTCGTGGTTTTGATATCGACACTAATTATTTTCGTGGTAACGCGCCTCAAACAGTGTCAGTAGAAGCTTGTGTTAGTGATGTTCAACCTAATGAAGATACGGTTTGGCAGACTATTTTAACTGAAGTGGCGGTAAATGCTCACAGTCAGAATATTTTTGAGATTAATAATAATACCGCTTGGACACATGTGCGTTTAAATATGTTTCCTGATGGTGGTATTGCACGTTTTCGTGTTTATGGTGAAGCCGACGTTAACTGGAAAGATTTTGTTGATGGAGAGTTAATTGATTTAGCCTACATTAAAAATGGCGGCAAAGCGCTACTTGTTAGTGACATGTTTTTTAGTGATAAAAATAATCTCATTATGCCGGGGCGTGGCAAAGACATGGGTGATGGTTGGGAAACTAAACGACGCCGTGATCCTGGACCAGATTGGTCAATTGTAAAACTTGCGACTAAGGGCAGTATTGAAAAAGTCATCGTAGATACCTGTCACTTTAAAGGTAACTTTCCAGATACCTTCACTTTAGAGGGTATGGTAACTGACAGTGATGATTTTACTGATGGTAAACAAGCAGAAAAATGGCAACCTATTATTGCTAAAACTAAATTATACGCACATCGCGAACATCTGTTTTTAAATGAAATCATACCGGAAAACACTAAAAAGTTTACCCATGTACGTTTAAATATATTTCCTGACGGTGGGATTTCTCGTATGAGAGTGTTTGGGAAAGTCTAA
- the uraH gene encoding hydroxyisourate hydrolase yields the protein MSQITTHVLDTTRGLPAQKLPITLFAQTPDGWQELAKGITNTDGRIAGLLANDVVLSAGVYRMHFATKTYFDMNNEQGFYPFVDIVFELDGSNTHYHIPLLLTAFGYSTYRGS from the coding sequence ATGAGCCAAATAACAACGCATGTTTTAGACACTACCCGTGGACTACCAGCACAAAAATTACCTATTACCCTTTTTGCTCAAACACCAGATGGTTGGCAAGAACTTGCTAAGGGAATAACGAATACCGATGGACGCATCGCCGGTTTATTAGCTAATGATGTTGTGCTTTCAGCGGGCGTTTATCGCATGCACTTTGCAACCAAAACTTATTTTGACATGAACAACGAACAAGGTTTTTATCCTTTTGTTGATATCGTTTTTGAGCTTGATGGTAGCAACACGCATTATCATATTCCATTGCTATTAACTGCGTTTGGTTATTCAACATACCGTGGCAGCTAA
- a CDS encoding TlpA family protein disulfide reductase: MFKKLILLCALSMPLVGCVANAPFSGGITTDVLLNDYDKFSEQYKAFTPTAQDIALMQKLKGKELIVLFGTWCHDSEREVPKLIKLLEESKVKLASINYVAVDYDKRDAGGIAEANDLQYTPTFIVKQNGKELVRVIEKPTGSLAQDLTLSL, translated from the coding sequence ATGTTTAAAAAATTAATTTTATTGTGTGCTTTAAGTATGCCATTGGTAGGTTGTGTAGCTAATGCACCGTTTTCGGGCGGTATTACAACTGATGTACTGTTGAACGATTATGATAAATTTAGCGAGCAATACAAAGCGTTTACGCCAACAGCGCAAGATATAGCATTAATGCAAAAGTTAAAAGGCAAAGAGCTTATTGTATTATTTGGAACATGGTGCCACGACAGTGAGCGAGAAGTGCCAAAACTAATTAAGTTACTTGAAGAGTCTAAAGTAAAGCTTGCAAGTATTAACTATGTAGCTGTGGATTACGATAAACGTGATGCTGGCGGTATAGCAGAGGCGAACGATTTACAATACACCCCTACGTTTATTGTTAAGCAAAATGGTAAAGAGTTAGTTCGTGTAATTGAAAAGCCAACGGGGTCATTGGCGCAAGACTTAACTTTGAGCTTGTAA
- the xdhA gene encoding xanthine dehydrogenase small subunit, which produces MINNTVRFLFKNNVVSIENIDPNITVLQYLREIQFSTGSKEGCASGDCGACTVVVAELDSDNTGQLHYKSINSCITFVGNLHGKQLITVEDLKEKNNLHHAQQTLVDNHGSQCGFCTPGFVMSSFALHKHNQTPSRGEVLEALAGNLCRCTGYRSIIEAAITSSVGSDEDSFAKHYQETVATLTELQQLPAPSLVGNGHQYTSPSTIDELAYELTKEPESTLVAGGTDLALSVTQNLATINKLVYVGNVDELMKIEETESEIVIGSALPYSQFIDTLHHYYPDLGDMIERIGSKQIRNTGTLGGNIGNASPIGDMPPALIALGASMTLHLNGVERTILVEDYFVDYKKTVLKPSEFIKSIQIPKPTLGQTLKLYKISKRIDDDISAVLAAFFIEKSAKKITTVRLAFGGMAATPKRASLAEKALLGNSFTKESVEQAKAALLTDFNPMSDVRASDKYRMKVAQNLIEKCYLELQSHVIETRVVNYA; this is translated from the coding sequence ATGATAAATAATACCGTTCGTTTTTTATTTAAAAATAACGTTGTCAGTATAGAGAATATAGACCCTAATATAACTGTTTTACAATATTTACGTGAAATACAGTTTAGTACTGGTAGCAAAGAAGGTTGTGCTTCTGGAGACTGTGGTGCTTGTACTGTCGTTGTTGCTGAGTTAGATAGTGACAACACGGGGCAACTTCATTATAAATCAATTAATTCATGTATTACTTTTGTCGGTAATTTACATGGAAAGCAATTGATTACGGTGGAAGATTTAAAAGAGAAAAATAACTTACATCATGCACAACAAACACTGGTTGATAATCATGGCTCTCAATGTGGCTTTTGTACGCCCGGTTTTGTTATGTCTTCTTTTGCTTTGCATAAACATAATCAAACACCAAGTCGTGGGGAAGTACTAGAGGCGTTAGCGGGTAATTTATGCCGTTGTACCGGCTATCGTTCAATTATTGAAGCTGCTATTACCTCAAGTGTTGGTAGTGATGAAGACTCTTTCGCTAAACATTATCAAGAAACTGTTGCAACGCTCACTGAGCTACAACAGTTACCGGCACCTAGCTTAGTGGGTAATGGTCATCAGTATACTTCTCCTTCAACTATCGATGAGTTAGCATATGAGTTAACTAAAGAGCCCGAATCAACATTAGTGGCTGGTGGTACAGATTTAGCGCTTTCAGTGACTCAAAATTTAGCAACAATTAATAAGCTGGTTTATGTCGGTAATGTTGATGAATTGATGAAAATAGAAGAAACAGAGTCTGAAATAGTGATTGGCTCAGCACTGCCATACAGTCAATTCATCGACACATTACACCATTATTATCCTGACTTAGGTGATATGATTGAGCGTATTGGGTCTAAGCAAATACGTAACACAGGTACATTAGGTGGCAATATTGGTAATGCGTCACCTATTGGTGACATGCCGCCAGCATTAATTGCGCTTGGTGCCTCCATGACATTACATCTTAACGGTGTTGAACGCACAATACTGGTGGAAGACTATTTTGTTGACTACAAAAAAACAGTGCTTAAACCATCAGAATTTATCAAATCAATACAAATTCCTAAGCCCACTTTAGGTCAAACTTTGAAGCTTTATAAAATATCTAAACGTATCGATGATGATATTTCAGCGGTACTAGCAGCTTTTTTTATTGAAAAGTCAGCGAAAAAAATCACTACTGTTCGTTTAGCTTTTGGTGGCATGGCTGCCACACCTAAACGAGCATCTTTGGCTGAAAAAGCACTGTTGGGTAACAGCTTCACTAAGGAATCTGTTGAACAAGCAAAAGCCGCATTATTAACTGATTTTAATCCAATGTCTGATGTACGCGCATCAGATAAATATCGCATGAAAGTTGCACAAAACCTGATTGAAAAGTGCTATCTAGAGCTGCAAAGTCATGTGATAGAAACACGGGTGGTGAATTATGCGTAG
- the uraD gene encoding 2-oxo-4-hydroxy-4-carboxy-5-ureidoimidazoline decarboxylase: MNIEELNTLSVEQATHAFMQCCTASAWVEAMVKARPFSNSRAIATQADLVWQTLEEKDYLEAFEGHPQIGNVATLRAKYANTKELASGEQSSVNQASEQVLVNLAKGNADYLDKFGFIFIVCATGKSAAEMLALLLERLPNNRATELTNAAEEQRKIFHLRIEKLL; encoded by the coding sequence ATGAATATAGAAGAATTAAATACCTTGTCTGTTGAGCAAGCAACGCATGCCTTTATGCAGTGTTGCACAGCCTCTGCTTGGGTTGAAGCTATGGTGAAGGCAAGGCCTTTTAGCAATAGTAGAGCAATTGCTACGCAAGCAGATTTAGTATGGCAAACGTTAGAAGAAAAAGATTATTTAGAAGCCTTTGAAGGCCATCCTCAAATCGGCAATGTGGCAACTTTGCGAGCGAAATACGCGAATACGAAAGAATTAGCCAGTGGTGAACAAAGTTCAGTAAATCAAGCAAGTGAGCAAGTGTTAGTAAATCTAGCTAAGGGTAATGCTGATTACTTAGACAAGTTTGGCTTTATTTTTATTGTCTGTGCTACAGGTAAAAGTGCTGCAGAAATGCTAGCTTTGTTACTTGAGCGCTTACCCAATAACAGAGCAACTGAATTAACAAATGCAGCGGAAGAGCAGCGTAAAATTTTCCACCTTAGAATTGAGAAACTACTATGA
- the allB gene encoding allantoinase AllB, with translation MSHFALQSENVIVSTNNGESSMIPACVEIKNEHIYAIHPYGQTLPCEVLDYAEYVIMPGLVDSHVHINEPGRTEWEGFNTATQAAAAGGITALVDMPLNCIPVTTTKAAFQEKLDAVEDKLWVDCGFWGGVIPQNIADLDELLNAGVLGVKSFLIDSGIEEFPNVSTTDIRAAMPILAKHDVPYLIHAELDCGGYNDVEITKKYNSFLESRPKKWENDAISLMVDMARESKQKGDNCKVHIVHLSSDEALDTIAQAKSEGLRFTAETCPHYLTIASENIPDGKTLFKCCPPIRENQNREHLWQAISDGRLSFIVSDHSPCTPELKHIDTGDIEKAWGGISALQFGISLIWTEAKDRGFSLIDITRLMSTETAKFAGLDSVKGAIKVGNHADFLVFDPNAEFTITNEMIKHRHNITPYAGRKVTGQVQHTFVRGHHVYQQDQFINTPKGRPLLKEKL, from the coding sequence GTGTCTCATTTTGCCTTACAAAGTGAAAACGTAATAGTAAGCACTAACAATGGTGAATCTTCAATGATTCCTGCTTGTGTAGAAATTAAAAATGAGCATATTTATGCTATCCATCCGTATGGACAAACGTTACCGTGTGAAGTTTTAGATTATGCTGAATACGTTATTATGCCGGGGTTAGTTGACTCTCATGTACATATTAATGAACCCGGCCGTACAGAATGGGAAGGCTTTAATACGGCAACACAAGCGGCTGCCGCCGGCGGAATTACCGCGCTGGTTGATATGCCATTAAACTGTATACCTGTTACTACTACTAAGGCTGCCTTTCAAGAAAAACTCGATGCTGTTGAAGATAAATTATGGGTTGATTGTGGTTTTTGGGGCGGTGTTATTCCACAAAATATTGCTGATTTAGACGAATTGCTTAATGCTGGTGTACTGGGTGTGAAATCGTTTTTGATTGACTCTGGTATTGAAGAATTCCCTAATGTATCAACAACAGATATTCGTGCTGCAATGCCTATTTTAGCGAAACATGATGTACCTTACTTAATTCATGCAGAGTTAGACTGTGGTGGTTATAATGACGTCGAAATCACCAAGAAATATAATAGTTTTCTTGAGTCGCGCCCTAAAAAATGGGAAAACGATGCGATATCACTAATGGTAGATATGGCGCGTGAATCTAAGCAGAAAGGAGATAATTGTAAGGTACATATTGTGCATTTATCTTCGGATGAAGCGTTAGATACTATCGCGCAAGCTAAAAGTGAGGGCTTACGTTTTACAGCGGAAACCTGCCCACATTATTTAACCATTGCGTCTGAAAATATTCCTGATGGTAAAACCTTATTTAAATGTTGTCCTCCTATTCGTGAAAACCAAAACCGCGAACATTTATGGCAAGCAATTAGTGATGGTCGTTTAAGTTTTATTGTTTCTGATCACTCACCTTGCACACCTGAATTAAAGCATATTGATACCGGTGATATCGAAAAAGCATGGGGCGGTATTTCAGCGCTACAATTCGGTATTTCATTAATTTGGACTGAAGCCAAAGACCGTGGTTTTAGTTTAATTGATATTACTCGTTTGATGTCGACCGAAACGGCAAAATTTGCTGGTTTAGACTCAGTGAAAGGGGCAATAAAAGTAGGTAATCATGCCGATTTTTTAGTATTTGATCCCAATGCTGAATTCACTATTACTAACGAAATGATTAAGCATCGTCATAATATAACACCATACGCGGGTAGAAAAGTGACAGGTCAGGTACAGCATACCTTTGTACGTGGTCACCATGTTTATCAACAAGATCAATTTATCAACACACCCAAAGGCCGTCCGTTACTTAAAGAGAAGCTTTAA
- the guaD gene encoding guanine deaminase → MLKVFRGELLHFLADPAKVPLQESYQYIEDGLLVIENGLVAKIGEFAELFSTLPADIEITHYQKGLIIPGFIDTHVHYPQTEMIASYGEQLLEWLESYTFPFERQFSDLEHGKKVAEFFLDQLLDAGTTTALVFGTVHKESVEAFFTIAQQKKLRMICGKVLMDQNCPDYLSDTAQSGYDDSKALIEKWHNTDRLQYAITPRFAPTCSTEQLNKAGQLLAENPSVYLHTHLSENKAEISWVKDLFPDSDGYLDVYDQSKLLGRRSIFAHGVHLHDSECQRLSETDSAIAFCPSSNLFLGSGLFNLKQAQAHNVNVGLGSDIGAGTTFSMLSTINEGYKTQQLRGDKLGPFQSFYLATLGGAIALDLEGTIGNFTQGAEADFVVLDCHATPLMARRMSHCKNLSEKLFILSMLGDERHVKSTYIMGEKVDNKA, encoded by the coding sequence ATGTTAAAAGTATTTCGTGGAGAATTACTGCACTTTTTGGCTGATCCGGCCAAAGTACCGCTACAAGAGAGCTATCAATATATAGAAGACGGATTGCTAGTTATTGAAAATGGCTTGGTGGCAAAAATAGGTGAATTCGCCGAATTGTTTTCGACCTTGCCTGCTGATATTGAGATTACTCATTACCAAAAAGGGTTAATCATACCGGGCTTTATTGATACACATGTGCATTATCCGCAAACCGAAATGATTGCGTCTTATGGTGAACAATTACTTGAGTGGCTAGAAAGTTATACTTTTCCATTTGAACGTCAATTTTCAGATCTTGAGCATGGTAAGAAAGTTGCGGAGTTCTTTTTAGATCAGCTGCTTGATGCAGGAACAACAACAGCTTTAGTATTTGGTACTGTGCATAAAGAGTCGGTTGAAGCCTTTTTTACCATTGCTCAGCAGAAAAAGCTGCGCATGATTTGTGGTAAGGTATTAATGGATCAAAATTGCCCTGATTATTTATCAGATACCGCACAAAGTGGCTATGATGACAGTAAGGCATTAATCGAAAAATGGCATAATACTGACCGCTTACAGTATGCCATCACTCCGCGTTTTGCTCCTACTTGCTCAACAGAGCAATTAAATAAAGCTGGGCAATTGTTGGCTGAAAATCCGAGTGTTTATTTACACACTCATTTAAGTGAAAATAAAGCTGAAATTTCGTGGGTAAAAGATCTTTTTCCTGACAGTGACGGTTATTTAGATGTCTATGATCAAAGTAAATTATTAGGCCGTCGCAGTATTTTTGCTCATGGTGTTCATTTACATGACAGTGAATGTCAGCGCTTAAGTGAAACAGATTCAGCAATTGCTTTTTGTCCTAGCTCGAACCTATTTTTAGGCAGTGGTTTATTTAATCTTAAGCAGGCACAAGCGCATAATGTGAATGTTGGACTGGGCTCTGATATCGGTGCAGGAACAACCTTTTCTATGCTAAGTACAATAAATGAAGGGTATAAAACACAGCAATTACGTGGCGATAAACTTGGCCCATTTCAATCGTTTTATTTAGCAACATTAGGTGGCGCGATTGCCTTAGATCTTGAAGGCACTATCGGTAACTTTACTCAAGGAGCTGAAGCTGACTTTGTTGTGCTTGATTGTCATGCAACACCCTTAATGGCTAGACGAATGAGCCATTGTAAAAACTTATCTGAAAAACTATTTATTTTAAGTATGTTAGGCGATGAACGACATGTTAAATCAACTTATATTATGGGTGAAAAAGTCGATAATAAAGCGTAA
- the xdhC gene encoding xanthine dehydrogenase accessory protein XdhC → MTISTSNNWNSAVYQLSKQGQAYVLVTLVGVSGSTPRNSGTKMVISKDDIYDTIGGGHLEHKTIKYAQKMLAVGKSGQHLEHFQLGSNLGQCCGGNASVLFECFAAVGVNIMLFGAGHVGKALMPILTQLPCHITWVDSRNEQFPNNIDTFQNVRQVVSEEPKREVANMPENSYYIVMTHNHQMDFDISQAILKRADFTYLGLIASDTKWRRFQQRYKHRDIDPTQVARMNCPIGLKAVSGKLPIEVAVSIAGEIINIYQAQKAHQLNENTSKSSKSPSTQQGVHWQEIKQLLTAQ, encoded by the coding sequence ATGACTATTTCTACCAGTAATAACTGGAACAGTGCAGTATATCAATTGAGTAAACAAGGCCAAGCTTATGTTTTAGTAACGCTTGTCGGCGTATCAGGCTCAACACCGAGAAATAGTGGCACTAAAATGGTGATTAGCAAAGATGACATTTACGACACTATTGGTGGTGGGCATCTTGAGCACAAAACAATTAAGTATGCACAAAAAATGCTAGCTGTGGGTAAAAGTGGTCAACATTTAGAACACTTTCAATTAGGTAGTAATTTAGGACAATGCTGTGGTGGTAATGCCAGTGTATTGTTCGAGTGCTTTGCCGCTGTCGGCGTTAATATCATGCTGTTTGGTGCTGGTCACGTTGGAAAAGCGTTAATGCCAATACTGACGCAATTGCCGTGTCATATCACCTGGGTTGATAGCCGCAATGAACAGTTTCCAAATAATATTGATACTTTTCAGAATGTAAGGCAAGTGGTAAGTGAAGAGCCTAAACGTGAAGTGGCCAATATGCCAGAGAATAGTTATTACATTGTGATGACCCATAATCATCAAATGGACTTTGACATATCGCAAGCTATTTTAAAGCGAGCGGATTTTACCTATTTAGGGCTAATTGCTTCTGATACTAAGTGGCGTCGTTTTCAGCAACGTTATAAACACCGTGACATTGATCCAACACAAGTGGCGCGAATGAATTGCCCAATAGGATTGAAAGCAGTCAGTGGAAAGTTACCAATAGAAGTTGCTGTTTCTATCGCAGGCGAAATTATCAATATTTATCAAGCTCAAAAAGCGCATCAATTAAATGAAAATACATCAAAAAGTAGTAAGTCGCCATCAACACAGCAAGGTGTTCATTGGCAAGAAATTAAGCAGTTACTTACTGCGCAATAG
- a CDS encoding ureidoglycolate lyase, protein MTDNIKILTPQPLTKDAFTVFGDVIEANSEANNFAINDGFTQRYHDLAKIDVNDNNGHPLINIFRSTPLVQPIAIKMMERHPKGSQAFIPMGTNNYLVVVAPAGEFDVNSIKVFIAKSHQGVNYHKGTWHHFCLALGGESDFLVVDRGGEGDNCDVLELDGSLVIANS, encoded by the coding sequence ATGACTGACAATATAAAAATACTAACGCCACAACCATTAACAAAAGATGCTTTTACAGTGTTTGGTGATGTAATTGAAGCTAATTCAGAGGCAAATAACTTTGCTATTAATGATGGCTTTACCCAGCGTTATCATGATCTAGCAAAAATTGATGTAAATGATAATAACGGACATCCACTAATTAATATTTTTCGTTCAACTCCCTTGGTGCAACCAATTGCTATCAAAATGATGGAACGTCACCCAAAAGGGAGTCAGGCATTTATTCCTATGGGCACCAATAATTATTTAGTGGTTGTTGCTCCTGCAGGAGAGTTTGATGTAAATAGCATTAAAGTTTTTATTGCTAAATCTCATCAAGGCGTTAATTACCATAAAGGAACTTGGCACCATTTTTGTTTAGCATTAGGCGGTGAAAGTGACTTTTTAGTGGTTGATAGAGGCGGCGAAGGCGATAACTGCGATGTACTTGAACTCGACGGTTCGTTAGTTATTGCCAATTCATAA
- the xdhB gene encoding xanthine dehydrogenase molybdopterin binding subunit, which translates to MRSLIDVAKANTNKVHKNTDANLVNGQENVGLGGVGRSKKHESAEKHVAGEAIYVDDRPSLRGELHAAVGQSTHAHANILSIDLSAVKKAEGVVAVITVDDVPGHTDIGPVFPGDPVLAIGKVEFVGQPIFAVAATSYDLARKAVKLAKIEYQALEAVLTVKDALAKQNFVRPPFTMKRGDSDVAIADAEHQLSGEIVVGGQEHMYLEGQVSTAVPTEDGGMEIFTSSQHPSEVQKLVAEVLAIPLNKVLVDMRRMGGGFGGKETQAAPWACLAALLANETKRPVKFKLGRMDDMTMTGKRHPFENNYRVGFDNNGQIKGINIEVNGNCGYSPDLSDAIVDRAMFHSDNAYFLDQATVTGNRCKLNTVSHTAYRGFGGPQGMMTIEMVMDDIARHLGKDPLEIRKVNLYGDTERNITHYHQKVEHNNLPEIIETLEESSDYQLRRQAITDFNVNSPILKKGIALTPVKFGISFTVQHLNQAGALVHIYTDGTIHLNHGGSEMGQGLNTKVAQIVAEEFKVNVDTVAVSSARTDKVPNTSPTAASSGTDLNGKAAEAASKIIKQRLIDFACEKYQVTASQVIFENNNIVVGEQTFSFAEFCQIAYMGRVSLSSTGFYKTPKIHFDRATGKGRPFFYYATGAAVSEVIIDTLTGEYKTLRTDILQDVGHSINPAIDIGQIEGAFIQGMGWLTTEELMWNEQGRLLSNNPATYKIPAINDTPQDFRVTLMPDAPNREHTIYNSKAVGEPPFMLGMSVWCALKDAISSIADYKISPELDTPATPERVLWAVEAVKSQSSAIA; encoded by the coding sequence ATGCGTAGTCTTATTGATGTAGCAAAAGCGAATACAAACAAAGTACATAAAAATACTGATGCAAACCTTGTTAATGGACAAGAAAATGTTGGTTTAGGTGGTGTTGGTCGGTCTAAAAAGCATGAAAGTGCAGAGAAGCACGTTGCTGGTGAAGCTATTTATGTCGATGATCGACCTTCATTACGCGGTGAATTACATGCCGCGGTTGGTCAATCTACTCACGCTCATGCGAATATTCTTTCGATAGACTTATCTGCCGTAAAAAAAGCCGAAGGTGTGGTTGCGGTAATCACTGTTGACGACGTTCCTGGTCATACAGATATTGGTCCGGTATTTCCTGGTGATCCTGTTTTAGCTATTGGTAAAGTAGAGTTTGTTGGTCAACCCATTTTTGCGGTGGCGGCCACTAGTTATGACTTAGCGCGTAAAGCGGTCAAGTTAGCAAAAATTGAATACCAAGCGCTTGAAGCCGTATTAACTGTAAAAGATGCTTTAGCAAAACAGAACTTTGTTCGCCCGCCATTTACGATGAAGCGGGGCGACTCTGATGTTGCCATTGCTGACGCGGAACATCAATTATCAGGCGAGATCGTTGTTGGTGGACAGGAGCATATGTACCTTGAAGGTCAAGTGTCTACTGCGGTACCAACAGAAGATGGAGGCATGGAAATATTCACTTCATCACAGCACCCTAGCGAAGTACAAAAATTAGTCGCTGAAGTGTTAGCTATTCCATTAAATAAAGTTTTAGTGGATATGCGCCGCATGGGTGGTGGTTTTGGTGGCAAAGAAACGCAAGCTGCACCTTGGGCATGTCTTGCCGCCTTACTTGCCAATGAAACCAAACGACCTGTTAAATTCAAGTTAGGTCGTATGGATGACATGACCATGACGGGCAAGCGTCATCCCTTTGAAAATAACTACCGCGTTGGCTTTGACAACAATGGCCAAATTAAGGGAATTAATATTGAAGTGAATGGTAATTGTGGCTATTCACCTGATTTATCTGATGCAATTGTTGATAGAGCAATGTTTCATTCAGACAACGCTTACTTTTTAGATCAAGCAACCGTTACAGGTAATCGATGTAAATTAAACACGGTGTCTCATACCGCTTACCGTGGTTTTGGCGGGCCTCAAGGTATGATGACCATTGAAATGGTTATGGATGATATTGCTCGTCATCTAGGTAAAGACCCGCTAGAGATTAGAAAAGTAAATTTGTACGGTGATACTGAGCGTAACATTACTCATTATCATCAAAAGGTAGAGCATAATAATTTACCTGAAATAATTGAGACACTTGAAGAAAGCTCAGACTATCAATTACGTCGTCAAGCCATTACAGATTTCAATGTTAATAGTCCTATTTTGAAAAAAGGCATAGCCTTAACACCGGTAAAGTTTGGTATCTCATTTACAGTACAGCATTTAAATCAGGCTGGCGCACTCGTACATATTTACACTGATGGTACTATCCACTTAAATCATGGTGGTAGTGAAATGGGGCAGGGTCTTAATACCAAAGTGGCACAAATTGTTGCCGAAGAGTTTAAAGTAAATGTGGATACTGTGGCTGTTTCTTCTGCCCGCACTGACAAAGTACCTAATACCTCTCCAACGGCAGCATCTTCGGGAACCGACTTAAATGGTAAAGCCGCAGAAGCCGCATCTAAAATTATTAAACAACGTTTAATTGATTTTGCCTGTGAAAAATATCAAGTTACAGCATCGCAAGTCATATTTGAAAACAATAATATTGTGGTGGGTGAGCAAACGTTTAGTTTTGCAGAATTCTGTCAGATTGCTTATATGGGCCGAGTATCTTTATCTTCTACTGGATTCTATAAAACGCCTAAAATTCATTTTGATCGTGCTACAGGTAAAGGTCGTCCGTTTTTTTATTATGCAACCGGTGCGGCAGTATCTGAAGTGATAATCGATACGTTAACAGGTGAATATAAAACGTTACGTACCGATATATTGCAAGATGTAGGGCATTCAATTAACCCGGCTATTGATATTGGACAAATAGAAGGAGCGTTTATTCAAGGTATGGGGTGGTTAACCACTGAAGAGTTGATGTGGAATGAGCAAGGCCGTTTGCTGTCAAATAATCCGGCTACTTACAAAATACCTGCGATTAATGACACTCCGCAAGATTTCCGTGTGACCTTGATGCCTGACGCGCCTAATCGCGAGCATACTATTTATAACTCTAAAGCCGTAGGAGAGCCGCCGTTTATGTTGGGCATGTCGGTTTGGTGTGCATTGAAAGATGCTATCTCAAGTATTGCTGATTATAAAATTAGTCCTGAACTTGATACGCCAGCAACTCCAGAACGCGTGCTTTGGGCTGTTGAAGCAGTAAAATCACAGTCGTCAGCAATAGCTTAA